A genomic stretch from Phycisphaerae bacterium includes:
- the frr gene encoding ribosome recycling factor yields the protein MPYDEIEFEAEDAMDKAVKFLKNEYRGVRTGRASPGLVEHVKVKVSAYGDTAMELKALATITTPDASLILVKPFDPTTLKDIERGIQEADVGINPQSDGKVIRLPVPALSGERRQQIAGQVKKMAEAQKVALRNARRDAIQKIDAEKKAGDMPEDAAKKGHEDIDKLTKKYEAMLDELMNAKTKEVTAV from the coding sequence ATGCCGTATGACGAGATTGAGTTTGAGGCCGAGGATGCCATGGACAAGGCGGTGAAGTTCCTGAAGAACGAGTACCGCGGGGTACGCACGGGCCGCGCGTCACCGGGGCTTGTCGAGCATGTGAAGGTCAAGGTGTCGGCGTACGGCGACACGGCGATGGAACTCAAGGCGCTGGCGACGATCACGACGCCGGATGCCAGCCTGATCCTCGTCAAGCCGTTCGACCCGACGACGTTAAAGGACATTGAGCGCGGAATCCAGGAGGCGGACGTCGGCATCAATCCGCAGTCGGACGGAAAGGTGATCCGGCTGCCCGTGCCGGCGCTGTCGGGCGAGCGTCGGCAGCAGATCGCCGGGCAGGTCAAGAAGATGGCCGAGGCGCAGAAGGTCGCGCTGCGCAATGCCCGGCGGGACGCGATTCAAAAGATCGACGCGGAAAAAAAGGCGGGCGATATGCCGGAAGATGCCGCCAAGAAGGGCCACGAGGACATCGACAAGCTGACCAAGAAATATGAGGCGATGCTCGACGAGCTGATGAACGCGAAGACGAAGGAAGTGACGGCCGTTTAA
- a CDS encoding zinc metallopeptidase — protein sequence MFFFDPMYLLFLAPGLLLALWAQAKVKSAYHQAGQYRARSGLSGAECAEQILDSHGIRDVIVEQTPSMLGDHYDPRNRVLRLSPDVYEGRTLASLGIAAHEVGHAIQHATHYTPLALRSGLVPVAAYGPQLAYLLIIAGIVVSSFRPLAFVGLAIFGVSVLCTLVTLPVEFNASRRARAILTTQGMVTHEEDAIVGKVLNAAALTYVAAAITALLTFLYYASLVMGRRNN from the coding sequence ATGTTCTTTTTTGATCCGATGTATTTGTTATTCCTGGCGCCGGGCCTTTTGCTGGCCTTGTGGGCACAGGCCAAAGTCAAGTCCGCCTATCACCAGGCCGGGCAATATCGAGCACGGAGCGGGCTTTCGGGGGCCGAATGTGCCGAGCAGATTCTGGATTCGCACGGGATTCGGGATGTGATCGTTGAGCAGACGCCGTCCATGTTGGGGGACCATTACGATCCACGAAATCGCGTGCTGCGGCTCAGCCCCGATGTCTATGAAGGTCGCACCCTGGCGTCTCTGGGAATTGCGGCGCACGAAGTCGGTCATGCGATTCAACACGCTACCCACTACACGCCGCTTGCTCTACGATCGGGCCTGGTTCCTGTCGCGGCTTACGGCCCACAACTTGCGTATCTGCTGATCATCGCGGGTATAGTCGTTTCCTCTTTTCGACCGCTGGCGTTCGTCGGTTTAGCCATTTTTGGCGTGTCGGTCCTTTGCACGCTGGTGACGCTGCCTGTCGAGTTCAATGCCTCGCGTCGGGCCCGGGCGATTCTGACAACGCAGGGGATGGTGACGCACGAGGAAGATGCCATCGTCGGCAAAGTGCTGAACGCCGCCGCACTGACTTATGTCGCCGCGGCGATCACAGCGCTACTCACTTTTCTTTATTACGCTTCGTTGGTCATGGGGCGGCGGAACAATTAG
- a CDS encoding choice-of-anchor E domain-containing protein produces MKLSRYLSLIAGVSLSWSSAVQAFPTITQTIPFGPEIPDYDATLTFNQFNGNLVDLVSVEVSLELNVDGGILIIDNDSPNPAHVDAHIGAEGAISSVDVGLLACPFIPVVGMVTAETIASFDLDPNIGDGANDFDPTPPDGAQLNGGAATDSDSGFVCSTFWAGYVGAGTFDVLANIDQFFDYGAVSGVEIGYTPVVADGSVTVVYEFVPEPSTLALLALSGLGLIRRRRTA; encoded by the coding sequence ATGAAGCTCTCAAGATACTTAAGCCTTATCGCAGGCGTTTCGTTGAGTTGGTCCAGCGCCGTTCAGGCGTTTCCGACCATCACTCAGACGATCCCGTTTGGTCCGGAAATTCCGGACTACGATGCGACACTGACGTTTAACCAGTTCAACGGCAACCTTGTTGATCTCGTTTCGGTCGAGGTCTCGCTCGAATTGAACGTGGATGGCGGCATTTTGATTATCGATAACGACTCGCCGAATCCCGCCCACGTGGACGCCCACATCGGCGCGGAAGGCGCCATTTCCTCGGTGGATGTCGGCCTGCTGGCGTGTCCGTTTATCCCGGTCGTCGGAATGGTCACCGCGGAGACGATTGCTTCCTTCGACTTGGATCCCAATATCGGCGACGGCGCTAACGACTTTGATCCCACCCCTCCGGACGGCGCCCAGCTCAACGGCGGTGCCGCGACGGATAGCGACAGCGGATTTGTATGTAGCACGTTTTGGGCCGGCTACGTTGGCGCGGGGACCTTTGACGTCCTCGCCAATATTGATCAGTTCTTCGACTATGGCGCGGTCAGCGGCGTTGAAATCGGCTATACGCCGGTGGTTGCCGATGGATCGGTCACGGTCGTTTACGAGTTTGTTCCCGAGCCATCGACCCTGGCGCTCCTCGCACTGAGCGGACTCGGCCTGATTCGAAGGCGTAGGACCGCTTAA
- a CDS encoding kelch repeat-containing protein, whose protein sequence is MFDSTSIQVQPGRPARPRAAIFALCTILAMTGNTRASAQCTGVWTGSPGPAPSARNYHAMAYDAARGRTVLFGGQNAGGNLADTWEWDGSAWALVATTGPAARSLHAMTYDSVRGKVVLFGGFGFSFRRDTWEWDGVAWVQKSNTGPTARFLPGLAFDAVRGKVVLFGGFDGLSKADTWEWNGTTWTQVIAPGPSARYALPLAFDEARSRIVLFGGLEAGTTPRGDTWEFNGTSWVLVCGSGPSPRYGHMMCFDSLRGRMMVFGGTDGVPKNDTWEANGAIWNWVTSSGPTARYSGAVAFDIDRQEAFLFGGTPGTGFLGDAWRYKGPGPPTIINSPLGVAVNVGQMASFTASATGNGPFSWQWRANGVNLANVGPYSGVNTHTLTINPITMAEVAAYDCVVANSCGSVRSNPAAPQVIPCVGDLNGDLLIDGQDTQILVDMMLLTNGVCP, encoded by the coding sequence TTGTTTGATTCGACGTCAATTCAGGTCCAGCCGGGCCGCCCGGCCAGGCCGCGCGCGGCGATATTCGCACTCTGCACCATCCTCGCAATGACGGGCAATACGCGGGCGTCGGCGCAATGCACCGGCGTCTGGACCGGTTCGCCGGGACCGGCGCCTTCCGCACGCAACTATCACGCCATGGCCTATGACGCGGCCCGCGGACGGACGGTCTTGTTCGGTGGCCAGAACGCCGGAGGTAATCTTGCGGACACATGGGAATGGGATGGGTCCGCGTGGGCCTTGGTCGCGACGACCGGCCCGGCGGCGCGCTCGCTGCACGCGATGACCTACGACAGCGTCCGAGGAAAGGTGGTGCTGTTCGGCGGTTTTGGATTCAGCTTCCGCCGCGATACCTGGGAATGGGACGGTGTCGCGTGGGTGCAGAAATCCAATACGGGTCCGACCGCCCGATTCCTGCCCGGCCTGGCATTTGACGCGGTTCGGGGCAAAGTCGTGCTCTTTGGCGGTTTTGACGGCCTTTCCAAGGCCGACACGTGGGAATGGAACGGTACGACGTGGACGCAGGTGATCGCCCCGGGCCCCAGCGCCCGGTATGCGCTTCCGTTGGCGTTCGACGAGGCCCGCTCACGGATCGTTCTCTTCGGAGGATTGGAGGCCGGCACCACGCCGCGCGGGGACACGTGGGAGTTCAACGGGACTTCGTGGGTCCTGGTCTGCGGATCGGGGCCGAGCCCGCGCTACGGACACATGATGTGCTTTGATTCACTACGCGGCCGAATGATGGTGTTCGGCGGAACGGACGGGGTCCCAAAGAACGACACATGGGAAGCGAATGGCGCGATCTGGAACTGGGTCACGAGTTCCGGACCGACGGCGAGATATTCCGGGGCGGTGGCGTTCGACATTGATCGACAAGAGGCGTTCTTGTTTGGCGGCACTCCCGGCACCGGGTTTTTGGGAGATGCCTGGCGCTACAAAGGCCCGGGACCGCCGACGATCATCAACAGTCCGCTGGGCGTGGCCGTCAACGTGGGCCAGATGGCATCATTCACGGCATCCGCGACCGGCAACGGGCCATTCTCGTGGCAATGGCGGGCAAACGGCGTCAATTTGGCAAACGTCGGACCCTATTCCGGCGTCAATACACATACGCTGACCATCAATCCGATCACCATGGCAGAGGTCGCGGCGTATGATTGCGTAGTCGCGAATTCGTGCGGTAGCGTGCGCAGCAACCCGGCGGCCCCACAGGTAATACCATGCGTGGGCGATCTCAACGGCGATCTGCTGATCGACGGGCAGGACACGCAGATTCTGGTTGATATGATGCTGCTGACCAACGGGGTTTGTCCGTAG
- a CDS encoding FG-GAP-like repeat-containing protein codes for MSAKKSIIAVIVLFSTTHAAAVDLQVVSVSPSRHALTAPLNTPISITFDRAVSPPSITPNSFRVAGRWSGPMSGTFSFSNGDQTVTFTPQAGGSYSAGEIVYVNLSTGILAADTAPLRPGGYAYQFWTVAAPAAREFNSIAVMSNRTPPGTSNTRIYGAMGADLNNDGYLDLTTVNEDSHDLRVFMNKADGTGLYDPFLTPPLPIGVEASPNEPGDFNNDGFVDIAAAASSSHSAWIALSDGDGTFSPAQEVAVGNTPHGLAVLDVDGDADLDIAVTNTGSGNVALMINNGSGVFGPATFFEGGGSNEYGLISADMNNDGLYDLVVGAQGSHTLIVHLGNGNGTFTPQPPTSAGGAVWMLAGGDVNADGNMDVTAANSYSQNGAIALGNGAGGLGAPIIAAISIHCIATDLGDLDGDGDLDWVLSSFSGGFWRLYTNNGAGAFTSDQDFDAVSNPSCAIMLDIDNDRDLDLVLTDEIADLVNVWKNRGPAVKGDMNCDGRNDGMDVGAFTLALLNPAAYNVAYPHCLIENADADLNTIINTGDILPFVQLLVE; via the coding sequence ATGTCCGCGAAAAAATCAATCATCGCCGTCATCGTCCTCTTTAGCACGACCCACGCCGCGGCGGTCGACCTGCAAGTCGTCTCGGTCTCTCCCTCGCGGCACGCGCTGACCGCCCCGCTGAACACGCCGATCAGCATTACCTTCGATCGGGCGGTCTCGCCGCCTTCCATCACTCCAAACAGCTTTCGCGTCGCGGGCCGATGGAGCGGGCCGATGTCCGGCACATTCAGTTTTTCCAACGGAGATCAGACCGTGACCTTTACGCCGCAGGCGGGGGGTTCGTACTCTGCCGGCGAGATCGTCTACGTTAATCTCTCGACGGGCATCCTGGCCGCGGACACCGCGCCGCTCCGGCCCGGCGGATACGCCTATCAGTTCTGGACGGTCGCTGCGCCGGCAGCCCGGGAGTTCAATTCGATCGCCGTCATGTCCAACCGAACTCCTCCGGGCACCTCGAACACAAGAATCTACGGCGCGATGGGCGCCGACCTGAACAACGACGGCTACCTCGATCTCACCACCGTGAATGAAGACAGCCACGACCTCCGCGTCTTCATGAACAAGGCCGACGGAACCGGCCTATACGACCCCTTCCTCACGCCGCCCCTGCCGATCGGCGTGGAGGCCAGCCCGAACGAGCCCGGCGATTTCAACAACGACGGGTTCGTGGACATCGCGGCGGCGGCTTCTTCCTCCCACAGTGCGTGGATCGCCCTGAGTGACGGCGACGGCACCTTCTCGCCCGCCCAGGAAGTCGCCGTCGGTAACACTCCGCACGGTCTCGCCGTGCTCGACGTGGACGGCGACGCCGATCTGGACATCGCCGTCACCAACACCGGGTCGGGCAACGTCGCGCTGATGATCAACAACGGAAGCGGTGTGTTCGGTCCGGCCACCTTTTTCGAGGGCGGGGGCTCCAACGAATACGGCCTGATTTCCGCGGACATGAACAACGACGGTCTCTACGATCTTGTCGTCGGGGCGCAAGGCTCCCACACGTTGATTGTCCACCTCGGCAATGGCAACGGCACGTTCACGCCGCAGCCCCCGACGTCGGCGGGCGGGGCCGTCTGGATGCTGGCCGGCGGCGACGTGAACGCCGATGGCAACATGGACGTCACCGCGGCCAACAGCTACAGCCAGAACGGCGCGATCGCCCTTGGCAATGGCGCCGGCGGGCTGGGCGCGCCGATCATTGCAGCAATATCCATCCATTGCATCGCCACCGATCTGGGCGACCTCGACGGAGACGGCGATCTAGATTGGGTGCTGTCGAGCTTCTCCGGAGGCTTCTGGCGTCTCTATACGAATAATGGGGCGGGCGCCTTTACGTCCGATCAGGACTTCGACGCAGTGTCTAATCCGTCTTGTGCCATCATGCTCGATATCGACAACGACCGCGATCTGGACTTGGTCTTGACCGATGAGATTGCCGATCTCGTCAACGTATGGAAGAACCGCGGGCCGGCGGTCAAGGGTGACATGAACTGCGACGGACGAAACGATGGGATGGACGTTGGCGCGTTTACTCTGGCGCTGCTGAATCCCGCCGCCTACAACGTGGCCTATCCTCACTGCCTGATTGAAAACGCGGACGCGGACCTGAATACGATTATCAATACGGGCGACATCTTGCCGTTTGTGCAGTTGCTGGTCGAGTGA